A region from the Malus domestica chromosome 07, GDT2T_hap1 genome encodes:
- the LOC103410088 gene encoding UMP-CMP kinase 3-like, which yields MGSVVDDGKKEALQEAHRSLADLNPTVVFVLGGPGSGKGTQCANIVEHFGFTHLSAGDLLRAEIKSGSENGTMISDMIKEGKIVPSEVTIKLLERAMLENGNDKFLIDGFPRNEENRAAFEDVTKIGPSFVLYFDCSEEEMERRLLSRNQGREDDNIETIRKRFKVFQESSLPVIEYYNSKGKVRKIDAGRPIEEVYESVKAIFAPKDEKAE from the exons ATGGGTTCAGTTGTTGATGACGGAAAGAAG GAGGCTCTGCAGGAGGCTCATAGAAGCTTAGCTGATCTGAACCCTACAGTTGTTTTTGTATTGG GTGGCCCAGGCAGTGGAAAGGGTACTCAATGTGCAAACATTGTTGAGCACTTTGGGTTTACCCATCTTAGTGCTGGCGATCTTCTTAGAGCAGAAATCAAATCTGGCTCTGAAAATGG GACCATGATTTCGGATATGATTAAAGAAGGAAAGATTGTCCCTTCCGAAGTAAcaattaaacttcttgaacGAGCAATGCTGGAAAATGGTAATGACAAGTTTCTCATTGATGGGTTTCCCCGTAACGAGGAAAATCGTGCTGCATTTGAGGATGTG ACTAAAATCGGGCCTTCATTTGTCTTGTATTTTGACTGTTCTGAAGAAGAGATGGAGAGGCGGCTTTTAAGTAGGAACcag GGAAGAGAGGATGATAACATAGAAACAATAAGGAAGCGGTTTAAGGTTTTCCAAGAATCCAGTCTCCCTGTGATAGAGTACTACAACTCCAAGGGGAAAGTTCGGAAG ATTGATGCTGGAAGGCCTATTGAAGAGGTTTATGAGTCAGTAAAAGCTATTTTTGCACCGAAAGATGAGAAG GCCGAGTAA